The genomic region ATCAAACCACCGATGACCAGCAACAACGCCAGCACCGCCGCGGCGACCACCAACGGCCGGTTGTCCTGCTGCTTGACAACGGGGGCCATCGGCGGCGCGGTCCGCGGCGGCGACGTGCGCGGGGCCGACCGGACGATGCGCGTCCGTTCCGGTTCCACGATCGTCGTCGCGTCGGGCCCGGCCACCGCGGGCAGGCCGGTGAACGACGGCGCGCGGCCGTGCGCCACCGCGGCCAGCAGCTCCCGCGCCTGCGACATCGTCGGCCGGTCGTCGGCCTCGAAGTTGAGCAGGTACAGCAGCGTGTCGGCGAGCGGGTGGTCGACGGTCGGCGGGTTGATCCGGCCGGCCGCGACGGCGTGCAGAACACCCAGAGTGTTCTCGCTCACTCCATAGGGCGGCTCGCCCTCCATTGCGGCGAACAGCGTCGAACCGAGCGAGTAGACGTCGGAGGCCGGCGTCGGGTCCTGACCGCGGGCGATCTCCGGTGCCAGGTACGCGGGCGTGCCGGCGATCAGGCCGGTCTTGGTGACCGTGATGTCGTCGGAGGCGCGCGAGATGCCGAAGTCGGTGATCTTGACGATCCCGTTCTCGGCGATCAGCACGTTGCCCGGCTTCACGTCCCGGTGCACGATCCCGGCCGCGTGCGCCGCCGCGAGTGCCGCCGCGCACTGGGTGCCGATGCTCGCGACCTCGATCGGGTCCATCGGCCCGCCCTCGGCCAGCGCGTCGGCGAGGCTGTAGGACGGCAGGTACTCCATGACCAGGCACGGGACGCCGTCCTCCTCCACCACGTCGTACACCGCGATGGCGTTCGGGTGGTGGAGCTTGGCGGCGATGCGGCCCTCGCGCATCGCGCGCTGGATGGCCTCGTCCTGCTCGGCCTCGTCCAGGCCGGGGGCGAGCAGCAGCTGCTTGACCGCCACCTCGCGGCCGAGGCGTTCGTCGTGGGCGCGCCAGACGATGCCCATCGCGCCGGAGCCGATGCGGTCGAGGAAGCGGTACCGGTCGGCGACCAGACGGCCGTCGGTGGCGTCGGACGTCGTCACACGACCACCCCGGCGCGCAGCGAAGGGGAGACCGCGGTGGCAGCAGGTCCCACGCTCGTGCTCCTCGTGCGGTAGTCAGCGGTCGTCCGGAATGCCCGCACAGGGTACCCCTGTCGTGTGCGGCCGCTGTGCTACCGGGTTGATGCGTTACTCAGCCGGTGCGAAGAAGTCGAAGACGCCGACGGTGTCGTCGACCGTCTCCCCGACGGTGTTCAGCACCGGGTCGAGGACTCCGAGGTCGATGCTCACGTCCACCGGGTTCGACGGCGTGGGCAGCGGGTTCTCCGTCGAGCTGGGCGGCGGCGTGGTGCTGCTCGGCGGAGTCGCGGTGGACGAGCTCGTCGGCGGAGCGGGCGTCGAGGTCGACGGCGTCGTGCTCGGGGCCGTGGGTGTGGTCTGCGTCTCACTCGACGGCGTGCTCGCGGTCGGTGACTGCGAGGGCTGCTGCGTCGGCTGCTGGGTCTGCGTCTGCGGCTGCGCCGGACGCTTCTGCTGCGTCGGCTGCTGCGTGTACGGGGCGACCCTGACCTGCTCGGTCGTCGGGTCGGCGCTCGCCGTCTCGGTCTCGTCGGCCTGCTGGGTCTTGTTCGACGGCAGCTTCACGACGCCCTCGGTGCCCGCGCTCGCGCCACGGGCCTGGGCGCGCTCGTCGAACCGAACCTGGGCGAGCGGCCGCTCGTCGGGCGTGGACAGCCAGGAGGAGGCACCGAACGCGACGGAACCGCAGAGCACGACACCACCACTGGCGGCCGCGGCCAGCTTGCCGACGGTGAACCCACCGCTCTGGGTGTCGTCGGCGCGGCCCTCTCGGCGCAGCAGCTCGGTGATGTGCAGTTCGCCGGCGGTCTGCTTGCGCGGCTTGCTGCCGGGGTGCTTCGGGTCGGGCGTCCGCACCGACTTGAACTTGATCGTCGGCTCGAAGGCCTCCGGCGTGATGTCGTCCGTGATCACCGGGATCGGCATGGTCTCGGCCTCACGGCGAGCGATCAGCTCGGCGACGGACAGCTGCCCGGTCGACTCCGCCGAACCGTTCAGCCGCCGACGATGGTCCTCAATCGACACCGCTCGTTCACCCTTCCAGGCTCTCGTATACGCACTGGCGGGAACATGGATACCGAATCGTGACCCAGGATGTAACCCCTTCGGGGGAATTTTCACGATCTGAACTAGTTATTCGCGACGAGCGGTCACCGTTCGACTGCGAACGGCGCACGGGGGTGAGCGCGACCGAACTGTGCTGACTAGTGGCGCTGAGCGGAGAGGACCTCGGTCCCGATGATGCGCGGCTGGGTCGTGTCGGTCAGCCAGAAGAGCTGCTCGAGACGCAGCCAGCTGCCGTTGAGCTCCTGCATCGACACCACCGCGAGCACCGTGCCGTCGGGTCGCAGCGAGGTCTGGTCGACGTTGACCGTGCGGATCATGCCCCAGGACTCGACGAACTCCTTCGGGTCCGTGCCCACGAGGTCGGGCGAGAGCAGCTTGGCGGCCGCGTTCGGCTTGGTCGTGAGCAGCTCGTAGAACTTCTTCACGACGTCCACCTGCGGCTGCGGACCGGTCGACACCAGCGGCGTGGCGGTCTCCGCCGAGGGTTCGGCCGACGGCTCGGCGGGCGGCGCCAGCAGCAGCGCGGACGGCTGCGGCATCGGCACCTCGGGCGCGGTCCGCAGCGGTGTGTGCTCGCTCGGCAGCTGGGCGGACAGGACGTCGGGACGCAGGCGCTCGCGCCGGACAGCGAAGGGGCGTTCGGAGACCGGGACGCCGGCGTTCGGCGGGCGGTTGGCGGCGAGGATGGCCGCGCCCGTGATCGAGGACCCAGCACGGCGGCGCCGGCAGCAGCCGGCGACCCGCGCGATGCGGGCGTTCCTGGCGCGGCGCCGGCGGGCGGGGCTCACCGGGGGCACGAGCTCGGTCGGACCGAGCAGTGATGTGACGAGCGCGTCGGTCGCGGCTTCCTCGCGGGAGGGGATGCGCACCGGGGTCGGCTGCTGCTTGATCAGCTCGGCCACGCTGATCGAGCCGGCACGTGCATGACGCCGTCCAGTCGTCGCGGGACGCTGCACTGTCCTGGTCCTCCGTACTGTCCGTGGTCACCTGAAGACGTACCGTGGCCTCACGCTGGAACGCCAGTTTCTTGACCGACTTCAGCCGTACGTGGCGTCCAGCGGAGCGTGGGATTCGCTCGAAGGTGTTACTTACTACGGTCGGTAGTTCGGGCCCTGACCTTGAGTGCTGCTCACCCGCCGGGTTTCAACCGTTCACCGCTGATCAACGGCAGCTCGCCGGGGGTGAAGCTGAGCTCGCGCTTCTCCTGGCTGACCGAGCCGTCCTTCTTCGTGACCTGCAACAGGCTCACGGTGAGGCCCTTGCCCGGGTCGACCGCGATCTCCTTCACCTCGATCAGCGAGATGTCGGCGAGGCGGCCCTCCAGCAGCGCGTCGGCGTTCGCGCGCACGGTGTCCGTGGTCATGGCGAGCGCGG from Lentzea guizhouensis harbors:
- a CDS encoding serine/threonine-protein kinase; the encoded protein is MTTSDATDGRLVADRYRFLDRIGSGAMGIVWRAHDERLGREVAVKQLLLAPGLDEAEQDEAIQRAMREGRIAAKLHHPNAIAVYDVVEEDGVPCLVMEYLPSYSLADALAEGGPMDPIEVASIGTQCAAALAAAHAAGIVHRDVKPGNVLIAENGIVKITDFGISRASDDITVTKTGLIAGTPAYLAPEIARGQDPTPASDVYSLGSTLFAAMEGEPPYGVSENTLGVLHAVAAGRINPPTVDHPLADTLLYLLNFEADDRPTMSQARELLAAVAHGRAPSFTGLPAVAGPDATTIVEPERTRIVRSAPRTSPPRTAPPMAPVVKQQDNRPLVVAAAVLALLLVIGGLMVALGVFDKEQKTPSAPPTSSSSVVPTTTSVAEVTTTTPEATTTRETASSTTTTTTTTTTTTTTTTTTPPPPSRSTTTTTTTTTTTTSAPPPPSA